One window from the genome of Candidatus Didemnitutus sp. encodes:
- a CDS encoding nitronate monooxygenase, with product MHWTNPPTHWPRLIQGGMGIGVSNWNLARAVSLRGHLGVVSGTALNTVFVRRLQDGDLDGAMRRALAACPLPNVSQILEKYFVSGGIARGQPYRLAPMFSLDSAAELLGLTAAANFVEVYLAKEKHDGIVGLNLLEKIQLPTLASLYGAMLAKVDYVLMGAGIPKSIPGILDRFAVGEKAEMRVTVEGTKDEHAITLDPATLLPGEKIALPRPRFLAIVSSSVLALTLARKSSGKVDGFVVEGATAGGHNAPPRGGTTLNERGEPIYGPRDTPDLNAIKAIGLPFYLAGSQATPEALRAAEAAGASGVQVGTPFAFCRESGLTPEIKAAALAKAREGALDLRTDPRASPTGMPFKVVDLPGTVADPAVYDARARKCDLGYLRDAYAQPDGAVGFRCPAAPADKFAAKGGDIAETTGRKCLCNGLLAAIGLGQRSADGAVEPPIVTAGDDVRGIARYLKPGATDYGVDDVLAYAGV from the coding sequence ATGCATTGGACCAATCCTCCCACGCACTGGCCGCGCTTGATTCAAGGCGGCATGGGCATCGGCGTATCAAACTGGAATCTCGCTCGCGCGGTGTCGTTGCGCGGTCACCTCGGTGTCGTTTCCGGCACGGCGCTCAACACCGTCTTCGTCCGCCGCTTGCAGGACGGCGATCTCGACGGCGCGATGCGCCGCGCGCTCGCCGCCTGCCCGCTGCCGAACGTCTCGCAGATCCTTGAAAAATACTTCGTTTCCGGCGGCATCGCTCGCGGCCAGCCCTACAGGCTTGCACCGATGTTCTCGCTCGATTCTGCCGCCGAGCTGCTCGGTCTCACGGCGGCGGCGAACTTCGTCGAAGTCTACCTCGCGAAAGAAAAACACGACGGCATCGTCGGCCTCAATCTCCTCGAAAAAATCCAGCTCCCCACGCTCGCGTCGCTCTACGGCGCGATGCTCGCCAAGGTCGACTACGTGCTGATGGGCGCCGGCATTCCGAAATCCATCCCCGGCATTCTCGATCGCTTCGCCGTCGGCGAGAAAGCCGAGATGCGCGTAACTGTCGAAGGCACGAAGGACGAGCACGCCATCACGCTCGATCCCGCCACGCTGTTGCCAGGCGAAAAAATCGCGCTGCCGCGTCCGCGCTTCCTCGCGATCGTTTCCTCGTCGGTCCTCGCCCTTACGCTCGCCCGCAAGTCCAGCGGCAAGGTCGACGGCTTCGTCGTCGAAGGCGCGACCGCCGGCGGCCACAATGCTCCGCCGCGCGGCGGCACGACGCTCAACGAGCGCGGCGAACCGATCTACGGCCCGCGTGACACGCCGGACCTGAACGCCATCAAAGCCATCGGCCTGCCGTTCTACCTCGCCGGTTCGCAAGCGACGCCCGAAGCGCTCCGCGCCGCCGAAGCCGCCGGCGCCAGTGGCGTGCAAGTCGGCACACCGTTCGCCTTCTGCCGCGAGAGCGGACTCACGCCTGAGATCAAAGCCGCCGCGCTCGCGAAAGCACGCGAGGGCGCGCTCGATCTGCGCACCGATCCGCGCGCGTCGCCCACCGGCATGCCGTTCAAGGTCGTCGATCTGCCCGGCACTGTCGCCGATCCCGCCGTCTACGACGCCCGCGCGCGCAAGTGCGACCTCGGCTATCTACGCGACGCCTATGCGCAGCCGGACGGCGCGGTCGGCTTCCGCTGCCCTGCCGCGCCCGCCGATAAGTTTGCGGCCAAAGGCGGCGACATCGCCGAAACGACGGGTCGCAAATGCCTCTGCAACGGTCTGCTCGCCGCGATCGGCCTCGGTCAGCGCAGTGCCGATGGCGCCGTCGAGCCGCCCATCGTCACCGCCGGCGACGACGTGCGCGGCATCGCGCGCTATCTCAAACCCGGTGCGACCGACTACGGCGTCGACGACGTGCTGGCTTACGCCGGCGTGTAG
- a CDS encoding heparinase II/III family protein, whose product MRALPHSFLFLATLVVAASAAPRFPKPDPAAQFREWKIYDPAGHPWRAAREDWDGARERVAHDPAWQKWLAREHAELDAWLARHHDRVEWIAGWSHDGISPKDGSRLTWVDRIPGEETDHLSSPSDPHVAITPKLHAWWVVGFRDRHLSMMVRAAKLSRLTGEPRYADWAATQLDFYADNYLKWPSPENAPTRNGARLFWQTLSEANGLIKFADTARLLGDTVAPERRAAWTEKLFRPEVAVLNANFQAVHNIAVWQRGAVAQVALLLGDEAMWREALDGRYGLRRQMADGVTSDYLWWEQSLGYNAYVVQATLSLFTAAGLHGRTAELSDELNIAENLLLSLLTLRFPDGKLPNPADSQAPGTAPDCGLFAAAYRVFPTALGLQVAAERRDWDTLLDPPAAAPTLPALPTVTSRHLESSRMAVLQSGPWQVFVHYGQLQRSHAQPEALNWSASFDGIDVSHDTGTTGYGSPMHRGYFARGANHNVPLIDGEGEDLSALNDGKQWPRADGIPQSPQLGRVLEFSTAPARLGVEQPRYTPHARARRTIAIDGDALVDRVDLATDDGAEHALGFTLQLEGAAQLPAAFAAAPDFARARPEPFGYWRDVRGATFRDRAVIPVRFGARTLDVVIECAGEFRLWHGDTPDVPPRRRETLYLETRGTAATFTTRISPAK is encoded by the coding sequence ATGCGCGCGCTGCCGCACTCGTTCCTCTTTCTCGCCACGCTCGTCGTCGCGGCCTCCGCCGCCCCGCGCTTCCCCAAGCCCGATCCCGCCGCGCAATTCCGCGAGTGGAAAATCTACGACCCCGCCGGCCACCCCTGGCGCGCCGCCCGCGAAGACTGGGACGGCGCCCGCGAGCGCGTCGCCCACGATCCCGCCTGGCAAAAATGGCTCGCCCGCGAACACGCCGAGCTCGACGCCTGGCTCGCCCGCCACCACGACCGCGTCGAGTGGATCGCCGGCTGGTCGCACGACGGCATCAGCCCCAAGGACGGCTCGCGCCTTACCTGGGTCGACCGCATCCCCGGCGAGGAAACCGATCATCTTTCCAGTCCCTCCGATCCGCACGTCGCCATCACCCCGAAACTCCACGCGTGGTGGGTCGTCGGCTTTCGCGACCGTCATCTCTCGATGATGGTCCGCGCCGCCAAATTATCCCGCCTCACCGGCGAGCCGCGCTACGCCGACTGGGCCGCCACCCAGCTCGATTTCTACGCCGACAACTACCTGAAATGGCCGTCGCCCGAAAACGCCCCGACCCGCAACGGCGCGCGCCTCTTCTGGCAGACGCTCAGCGAGGCGAACGGCCTGATCAAATTCGCCGACACCGCGCGGCTCCTCGGCGACACGGTCGCGCCCGAGCGTCGCGCCGCCTGGACCGAGAAACTCTTTCGCCCCGAAGTCGCCGTGCTCAACGCCAACTTCCAAGCTGTTCACAACATCGCCGTCTGGCAACGCGGCGCTGTCGCGCAGGTCGCGCTCCTCCTCGGCGACGAGGCGATGTGGCGCGAAGCGCTCGACGGCCGCTACGGCCTCCGCCGCCAGATGGCCGACGGTGTAACGAGCGATTATCTCTGGTGGGAACAGTCGCTCGGCTACAACGCCTACGTCGTGCAAGCCACGCTCTCGCTCTTCACCGCCGCGGGCCTCCACGGCCGCACCGCCGAGCTCTCCGACGAACTCAACATCGCAGAAAACCTCCTGCTCAGCCTGCTCACGCTGCGCTTCCCCGACGGCAAGCTCCCCAATCCCGCCGACAGCCAGGCGCCCGGCACCGCACCCGATTGCGGACTCTTCGCGGCGGCTTACCGTGTGTTCCCCACCGCACTCGGCCTCCAAGTCGCCGCCGAGCGCCGCGATTGGGACACTCTGCTCGACCCGCCCGCCGCCGCGCCGACCTTGCCCGCGCTGCCCACCGTGACGTCGCGCCATCTCGAATCCTCGCGCATGGCCGTGCTCCAGTCCGGCCCGTGGCAGGTCTTCGTCCATTATGGACAGCTCCAGCGCTCGCACGCGCAACCCGAGGCGCTCAACTGGTCCGCGAGCTTCGACGGCATCGACGTCAGCCACGACACCGGCACCACCGGCTACGGTTCGCCGATGCACCGCGGCTACTTCGCGCGCGGCGCCAACCACAACGTCCCGCTCATCGACGGCGAAGGCGAAGACCTTTCCGCGCTCAACGACGGGAAACAATGGCCGCGCGCCGACGGCATCCCGCAATCTCCCCAACTCGGCCGCGTGCTCGAGTTCTCCACCGCGCCCGCGCGCCTCGGTGTCGAGCAGCCGCGCTACACGCCCCACGCCCGCGCTCGCCGCACGATCGCGATCGACGGCGACGCGCTCGTCGATCGCGTCGACCTCGCGACCGACGACGGCGCGGAGCACGCGCTCGGCTTCACGCTCCAACTCGAAGGCGCCGCGCAACTCCCCGCCGCCTTCGCCGCCGCGCCCGACTTCGCCCGCGCCCGTCCCGAGCCGTTCGGCTACTGGCGCGACGTGCGCGGCGCGACGTTCCGCGATCGCGCCGTGATCCCTGTGCGTTTCGGCGCGCGAACGCTCGACGTCGTGATTGAGTGCGCCGGTGAATTCCGCCTCTGGCACGGCGACACGCCTGACGTGCCCCCGCGCCGGCGCGAGACGCTCTACCTCGAGACACGCGGCACTGCGGCGACCTTCACCACACGCATTTCGCCCGCCAAATAG